In Granulicella mallensis MP5ACTX8, the sequence TCGGTGGGGTCGCCGCCCTTCACGTCAACGACCCAGACATCGCCGCCGGTGGAGCCCTGATCGCTCATCAGGCCACCGATAAGGGCGATACGCTTGCCGTCCGGCGACCAGCGGGGAACGGCGATCTGGAGGCCATGCAGAGGACCGGTGACGGTGTTCGGATCCAGGACAACGACCGGTTCCTGATGCGGCTGTTCGCCGCGTGGAAGAACGGTCTGGGCATAGAGCTTTGCGACCCACCAGTTGTTCTCTCCCGGAGGATTCGCGGCGATGAAGGCCACTTGCCGGGAGTCAGGCGACCAGGCAAATTCGTAGACGTGCAGGCTGGGGGCTGTCTCCCAGTTCTCCTGCCCATCGGTGGTACTGACGGCGTAAACCTGCTGAATCTCTACGCCATCTTCGCCGATGACGCCGTCCCACGGCTTCATCGCGTCGAGCGCGCCGGCCGAGCGTGTAGCGTTCTTCACGAACAGAAAGGCGATCTGCTTGCCATCCGGCGACCAGGCAGGCTGTTCGATGTTTCCTGTCACATGCGTGAGCTGCTTGATCTCGCCTGTTGCTTTGGACCACAGAAAGATCTGTTCCTGGTCCGTCTTGGCATCCTTGCCGGTGCAGGATGAAGTAAAGGCCAACGTCTGGCTATCGGGCGACCAGACGGGGGACCCGCTGGCGCAGTCGCTGGTACCGTGTGGTGTGACCAGCTTGGCGTCGCCAAAGTGCGCCAGTTCTGCAACGTGGATCGTCGAGTCCTCACGGTCGCGTAGCGTCCACGCCAGGGTCGAACCATTGGGAGAGATTGCTACGGCTCCCGGAGCATTGACGCGTGCTGTCGCCTGCGTCAGGCCTGGAACTGTGGGGAGGAGAAAACAGGCTGCGAGGAGAGGCAGGCGGGTACAGCGCGACAATAAGTTCATGCACGAAAGCGTATCACCGAGGGAGTGTATTAATCAGAATCGATTCTCGATACCCGATGAAGCTGAATCTCACGCAGGACGGAGAACCCCATGCGCCGATAGAGCTCAATGGCGGTCCGGTTCGTCGAGACCACGTGCAGGCACGAGGTGCGACCGGCGTCGCGATGGTCCTGCAGCAACTGCGTCATGATTCGCGGCGCATAGCCTTTGCCGCGGTGTTCCGGATGGGTGCAGACGCCGCTGATCTCACGCCAGGGATTCATGATCATCCGCTCGCCTCCCATGGCGATCAGCTTTCCGTTCTCCCATACGCCGTAGTAACTGCCCATCAAGCAGGTACGGCTGCGAAAGAAGCCAGGAAAGGCAATCGAGGTGAGGTCCACCATGGCGGCTGCATCGGCACAGGTGAGTGGGGCAATTTCGAGGGGCTTCGTTTCAGGGAGGGCTGATGCCAAGGGGAAGGCCATCTGCAGGCAGGCAAAGGTGCCCTCCGAAAGCAGGCCAGCCACCTCCGGCGGTTTTTCATTGACTACATGGGTGGTCTCGCCGGGCAGAAGCAGGGAATGCAGCTCGCGGAACGCTTCGGGGGTGTTTTCGGCCACCGCGGCGAAGGGAGCGACATCCTGCGGGTACTTGCAGGCTCTTCCTGCGGTCAGAGCGAGCCCTTGATGGGTCGTCTGCAGCGCATTCCAGACCGGGTTGGCGAAGGGATCGATGCTCAAAATCAAGTAAATTCCTGTTACCAGCATAGCGGAGGCCGCAATTTCCTTGACGCCCCACCACTCTCTTGCTACAGTAAAAAGGTTCCGCGAGTATCCGGAACGTACCGTCAGCAAGAGGTTCTAGCGGCAGGCAAGGCTTCAGCGCCTGCGCTACACTGGATACAAGAGATATACCGCAGGATTCCCACGGATAGCAGATGAGGGGAGTCGGTAAGTCTGCGGTTGGCGTTAGCCTATCGATCGCGCCTGCGACACCCTCCACCTTGGACGGGCTATGTGGGCCGGAACAGCGAAACGGAGCCGGACTCGGAGCGATGCTCTGAAACTCTCGGTCACCGTCGACTGTTATTTGCCTTTGAGTAGTTGCAGTACACGCAGTGAGTAGTACGGCCGCGTGCAGGATTCAGAACTTCGCCGAGGCGTGTCCGCACGTCTCGCCTTCCGTGCGTTCATGCGCCGGAAGTAGCGCGATAGGAGCTGCCCTGCATCGAGCCCATAGCAAATTGGGCAATACCCGAAAGAATGTAGCCTCGGGTAGTTCCGAAGGAGTTTTACAGTGCCTACGTTTCATCAGCTCGTAAAGCAGGGCCGCACGCCGACCCGCTACAAGACCGCCTCGCCTGCGCTGCAGGGTTCGCCCCAGCGTCGTGGTGTTTGCACTCGCGTTTACACTCAGACCCCCAAGAAGCCGAACTCGGCGCTGCGTAAGGTTGCGCGTGTTCGCCTGACCAACGGTATTGAGGTCACCACCTATATCCCGGGCATCGGCCACAACCTGCAGGAGCACTCGATTGTGCTCATCCGCGGCGGCCGTGTGAAGGATCTGCCGGGTGTTCGTTATCACGTGGTTCGCGGAACGCTCGACTCGGTCGGCGTTGCCAACCGCAAGCAGAGCCGCTCGAAGTACGGCGCGAAGCGTCCGAAGGCTGCTGCCAAGTAAAGATTTGTGACCGGCCCGCAGGGAAGCAGATTCCCTGCGGGAATGACAAAAGAAAAGCAAGAACAGGCTCAGTTCGTGAGAAGTCACCGCGCTGAGGGAAGACGAGAAAGAAGAGAATGCCTAGAAAAGGTTACATTGCCAAGCGTGAAGTCGCAGCCGATCCGATTTACGGCTCGACCCTGGTTACGAAGTTCGTCAACAGCATGATGTGGGGTGGCAAGAAGTCCACCGCGCAGGGAATTTTCTACGAGGCGATGACCAACCTCGAAGCGAAGGGTGGCGATGAGGCCCTCAAGCTCTTCAAGAAGGCTGTCGAGAACGTCAAGCCCATGCTGGAAGTGAAGTCTCGCCGTGTTGGCGGTGCGAACTATCAGGTGCCGATCGAAGTCAATCCTGAGCGCCGTACCTCGCTGGCGATTCGCTGGCTCGTGACCTACGGTCGCGCCCGTGGCGAAAAGGGAATGGTTGAGAAGCTCACGGCTGAGCTGCTGGACGCGGCTAACGGCCGTGGCGCCGCGATGAAGAAGAAGGAAGACGTTCATCGTATGGCTGAAGCAAACAAGGCCTTCGCTCACTACCGCTGGTAGTTGCGGATTGGAAATAGGGGACAGGAGACAGCAAGACTCCTGCGCCGAATGAAGTTTGGCTGACCGCGAGCGCAAGTTCGCAGAAAAGATACGAATCGTGGCACGCACAGTACCTCTCGCAAAATGTCGGAATATTGGCATCATGGCTCACATCGACGCCGGCAAGACGACGACGACCGAGCGCATCCTCTTCTATACGGGTGTCAATCACCGTATCGGTGAGGTGCACGAGGGCACCGCAACCATGGACTGGATGGAGCAGGAGCAGGAGCGTGGCATTACGATCACCTCTGCTGCGACCACCTGCACCTGGAACGGTATTCGCATCAACATCATCGATACCCCGGGTCACGTGGACTTCACCGCTGAGGTGGAGCGTTCTCTGCGAGTGCTCGACGGCGCTTGCGCCTGCTTTGACTCTGTTCAGGGCGTGCAGCCCCAGTCGGAGACGGTGTGGCGCCAGGCTAACAAGTACAAGGTTCCCCGTATCTGCTTCATCAATAAGATGGACAAGGCCGGTGCGAACTTCGAATATGCCGTTTCGACCATCGTGAACCGCCTCGGCGCTCGCGCTGTGCCGATTCAGATTCCTATCGGCGAAGAGGCGAAGTTTGCCGGTGTCGTCGATCTCGTCGAGATGCGTGCCATTCTCTGGCATGACGAGACGATGGGTGCGAAGTACTCCGTCGAAGAGATTCCTGCCGGTCTCCGTGCGAATGCTGAGAAGCTCCGCGGCGAGTTGATCGAGGCGGTTGCCGACTCCGACGAAGAGGTCATGAACAAGTACCTCGAGGGCGAAGAGATCTCGATTGCAGAAATCAAGCGCGCCATTCGCAAGGCGACCATCGCGATGAACATCTTCCCGGTGCTCTGCGGTTCGTCCTTCAAGAACAAGGGTGTGCAGACGCTGCTCGACGCAGTTGTCGAGTATCTGCCCAGCCCGCTCGACGTTCCGCCTATCGAAGGCACCGAGCCTGGCGAGCCTGAGGTCAAGCTGGTTCGTCATGCCGACGATACCGAGCCTCTTGCTGCTCTCGGTTTCAAGATCATGACGGATCCGTTCGTCGGCCAGTTGATCTTTATCCGTATTTACTCGGGCGTGCTCAAGACCGGCGATTCGGTCCTGAATCCGCGTACCGGCAAGACCGAGCGCATCGGCCGCCTGCTGAAGATGCACGCCAACAAGCGTGAAGAGATTACCGAGATCATGGCGGGCGATATCTGCGCCGCTGTCGGTCTCAAGAACCTCAACACGGGCGACACGATCTGCAGCGATAAGGCTCCGATTCTTCTCGAGTCCATCGATTTCCCGGCACCGGTGATCGAGGTTGCTGTCGAGCCGAAGACCAAGGTCGACCAGGAAAAGATGGGCATGGCTCTGGCCAAGCTCGCGCAGGAAGATCCTACGTTCAAGGTTCGTACCGATATCACCAACGGCCAGACGATCATCTCCGGTATGGGTGAGCTTCACCTCGAGATCATCGTCGACCGCATGATGCGTGAGTACAAGGTCGAGGCCAACGTTGGTAAGCCCCAGGTGAACTACCGCGAGACGATCCGCTCCAACGGCGAAGCCGAAGGCAAGTACATTCGCCAGACGGGCGGTTCGGGTAACTACGGTCACGCGAAGATTCGCATCTCGCCGAACGAGCCGGGTAAGGGCTACGAGTTCTCCAACGATACCAAGGGCGGCACGATCCCCAAGGAGTACATCAAGCCGATCGACCAGGGTATTCAGGAAGCGATGCTCGGCGGTATCCTTGCCGGCTACGAGATGGTCGATATCAAGGTTTCGCTCTACGACGGCAGCTATCACGACGTCGACTCGAACGAAATGGCCTTCAAGATCGCCGGTTCGATGGCGTTCAAGGAAGCTGCTCGCAAGGCAAAGCCGGTTCTGCTCGAGCCTGTGATGGCGGTTGAAGTGACGGTTCCCGAGGAGTATATGGGAACCATCATCGGCGATTTGAACTCGCGCCGTGGCCGTATCGAAGGCATGGAGATGGTCGGCGGCGTTCAGGCGATCAAGGCTACAGTGCCACTGTCGAACATGTTCGGTTATGCCACTGCCATGCGTGGATCCACGCAGGGACGCGCGAACTTCTCGATGGAGTTCAAGCAGTACGAAGAGGCGCCGCGCTCGGTCTCGGAAGAGATCATCGCAAAGGTGCAGGGCAAAGATAAGTAAGTTCGTAGTAAGCCAGCCGCGCGCTGGAGCCGGTGATGTTTAGCCGGCGCGCGCAAAACGAAATTTGCAATACACCTAGACGGAGAGAGTCATGGCGAAGGAAAAGTTTGATCGCAGCAAACCGCATGTGAATATCGGTACGATTGGTCACATTGATCACGGCAAGACGACGCTGACGGCGGCGATTACGAAGGTATTGTCGAAGCACAACCCGAAGAACAGCTTCCGTTCGTTCGACACGATCGACAATGCTCCGGAAGAGCGCGAGCGCGGTATCACGATCTCGACCTCTCACGTAGAGTACGAGACGCCGAACCGTCACTATGCGCACGTAGATTGCCCGGGCCACGCCGACTACATCAAGAACATGATCACCGGCGCAGCGCAGATGGACGGCGCGATTCTCGTCGTTGCGGCCACGGATGGCCCGATGCCCCAGACCAAGGAGCACGTACTGTTGGCTCGCCAGGTAGGCGTGCCGTACATCGTGGTGTTCCTGAACAAGTGCGATGCCGTGGAAGACGAAGAGCTGATCGAGCTGGTCGAGATGGAAGTTCGCGAGTTGCTGTCGAAGTACGAGTACCCTGGCGACGAGACTCCGATCATCCGCGGTTCTGCTCTGGGCGCGCTGAATGGCGAAGCTCAGTGGGAAGCCAAGATCGACGAGCTGATGGCAGCGGTGGACAAGTACATTCCGCAGCCTGACCGCCTGGTCGACCTGCCGTTCCTGATGCCGATCGAAGACATCTTCTCGATCTCGGGTCGTGGAACCGTAGTAACAGGCCGTATCGAGCGCGGCAAGGTGAAGGTTGGCGAGGCGGCTGAGATTGTCGGGTTCCGCGATACGCAGAACACGGTGGTTACGGGCGTTGAGATGTTCAAGAAGCAGCTGGACGAAGGTCTGGCTGGTGACAACGCTGGACTGCTTCTGCGCGGTATCGCGAAGGAAGACGTGGAGCGCGGGATGGTTCTGGCCAAGCCGGGATCGATCAAGCCGCACACCCAGTTCAAGGGCGAGATCTACGTTCTGAGCAAGGAAGAAGGCGGACGTCACACTCCGTTCTTCAACGGCTACCGTCCCCAGTTCTACTTCCGCACCACGGACGTAACGGGATCGGCGAAGCTTCCTGAGGGAACCGAGATGGTGATGCCTGGCGATAACATCTCGCTGGAGATCACGCTGCACACCCCGGTGGCGATGGAGAAGGGCCTGCGCTTCGCGATCCGCGAAGGTGGCCGTACCGTCGGCGCGGGTACCATCTCCGAGATCATCAAGTAAGACTCTTCGATAAGAAGGTTTTGCTTCTCGGATAACAGATAACGAGGACTGCCGGTTCGCCAAGAGGTACGACGGCCGGCAGTCACTCCAAGCGTTCTTTGAATAAGAAAGAGATTCAGCATGGCACAGCAGCGCATTCGCATTCGTCTCAAGGCTTATGACTACCGCGTCCTGGACGTCTCCACCAGCGAGATCGTCGAGACGGCCAAGCGCACTGGCGCACAGGTTGCGGGACCGATTCCCCTGCCGACGATGAAGAACAAGTATTGCGTTCTGCGCTCGCCCCACGTCGACAAGAAGTCGCGCGAGGCCTTCGAGATCCGCACGCACAAGCGTCTGATCGACATCCTTGAGCCCACGCAGCAGACCGTCGACGCGCTCATGAAGCTCGACCTGCCGGCAGGTGTGGACGTAGAGATCAAGACGGTTACCAAGTAAGAGTTTTCGATTACAGGTTTTTACCTACAGTGCCGCGATCAACGCAGCATGATGAGGAAAGGGAAGTATGTCAGTTACAGGAATTCTCGGTAAGAAGATCGGCATGACGCAGTTGTTCGATGATCGCGGTGATATTCACCCGGTTACGGTGCTGAAGGTTGGCCCATGCGTTATCACGCAGCTCAAGACCCAGCAGACGGACGGCTACAGCGCCGCCCAGATCGGTCTCGTTGAGTTCGTCAAGGCTTCCAAGATCAACAAGGCCATGACCGGACACTTCGCGAAGTCGAATGTGCCTCCTGTCAGGGAGATCCGCGAAGTTCAGATCGAGTTCGTTGAAGAGGGTGAAGAGGCGCCGAAGGCAGGCGATCGCGTCACGGTTGAGATCTTCAATGAGACCCGTTTTGTCGACGTGATCGGCAACTCCAAGGGTCGCGGTTTTGCGGGCGTCATTCGCCGTCACGGTTTTGGTGGCGGTCCCAAGTCGCACGGTCATATGTTCCAGGTGCAGGGCTCTATCGGCGCTTCGTCGTTCCCCTCGCGCGTGTTCCCTGGTCAGCGTATGCCTGGCCACATGGGCACCAACCAGGTGACGGTTCGCAACCTCCGCATTCGCGGCATCGACGTAGAGGACAACCTCCTCCTCGTTGAGGGCGCGGTTCCCGGAGCTCGTGATGGATACGTTCTCGTTTCGAAGGCCGTTGCTCCGCCGCGTGAGCGTCGTGGATTTGCCGGTGCCGCTACGAAGGACGCGTTGAAGGCTTCCAAGAAGGCAGCAGCACCTAAGAAGAAGTAAGCATTCGTAAACCTCTGCTCGGGGAATAGACCGATACAGCAGACGAACAAAGTTAAGGCGCACCGCATCGATGGTGCGCACGAAGAGAGAAGAAGATGGCAAACATCAACGTAGTCAATCTCACGGGAGCCAAGGTCGGCGAGTTCGAGCTCGACGAGGTTTTCGCGGGAGAAGTAAACGAGGCTCTGCTCTGGGAGGCGGTCAAGCACTATCGCGCCAGCCTTCGTCAGGGTACGCACGCCACCAAGAATCGTAAGCTCGTCTCCGGCGCAGGTAAGAAGCTGTGGAAGCAGAAGGGCACGGGCCGTGCCCGCGTCGGTTCGATCCGCACTCCCCTCTGGCGTGGCGGCGGTACGGTCCACGGACCTCAGCCGCGCAGCTATGAGTATGCTTTCCCGCGCAAGAAGCTGATGGGCGCTCTGCGCTCGGCTATCGCTTCGAAGATTGCTGACGGCAAGTTCACCGTGGTTGAGAATTTCGATGTGAGCGAAGGCAAGACCAAGCTCTATCGCACCGCTCTGAACAAGCTCGAAGCGAAGAAGACCGCGCTCCTGGTGGAGACCTCGCAGCAGCTCAGCGAGAAGCTCTATCTCGGTTCGCGTAACCTTCAGGGTGTGGAGCTGGTGCTCTCGTCCGAGGTTCACCCCTACGATCTGCTCAAGTATGAGCACGCGATCTTCTCGAAGTCCGCGCTCGAGGCCCTGCAGGAGACGCTGAAGAAGTCCGTTTCCAAGCGCAAGCACGCTGAGAAGGAGGCTGCATAATGCCTACCGTTTATAACGTCATTCGTCGTCCGCTCATCACCGAGAAGGCCCTGACGAGCCGTGAAGTTGAAGGCTCGCTCGTATTCGAGGTTGCCGCCAATGCCAGCAAGACCGAGGTCAAGCAGGCTGTCGAGCACCTCTTCAACGTCAAGGTTGCGAGCATTCGCACCGCCAACGTTGTAGGCAAAGAGCGTCGTCGTGGCAAGTTCGCTGGTTTCCTCCCCGACTGGAAGAAGGCGTATGTCCGCCTGAAGGCCGGCGAGAAGGTTCCCGACTTCGCTGCAGAGATTTAGTACGAGTTGTCAGTTCTCAGTTCTCCGTTCTGAAGAAGATCGACTTAAAGCTGACAACGGACAACTGAGAACTGAGAACGATCCAGGCCAGGCGCGAGACCAATATGCGCCTGGCAGGCAAAGGAAGAAGCACCATGCCGATTAAGAGTTTCCGTCCGATTACGCCGACCCTCCGCTTCCAGACGAAGCTGGTCAATGACGATATCACGACCGATAAGCCGTATAAGCCGCTGCTGGCTGTAAAGCCGCGCACCGGCGGCCGTAACAACATGGGCAAGATGGTCATCCGCCACCAGGGCGGAGGCCACAAGCAGAAGCTGCGCCTCATCGACTTCAAGCGCGACAAGTACGGTATCCCCGGCACCGTCGCGACCGTTGAATACGATCCGAACCGCAGCTCTCGCATCGCGCTCATCAACTACGCGGACGGTGAGAAGCGCTACATCATTCAGCCGGTTGGGCTGAAGGTTGGGCAGAAGATCATGAGCGGCCCCGAGGCCGACATCCTGATCGGCAACGCCCTGCCGCTCAAGTTCATCCCTACCGGTACGATCGTTCATAACATCGAACTCCGTCCTGGCAAGGGTGCGCAGATGGCGCGTTCGGCCGGCGCACAGGTCAACCTGATCGCGAAGGAAGGCGACTACGCCCTCCTGAAGCTGCCCTCCGGCGAAACTCGCAAGGTACTCGTAGAGTGCATGGCGACGATCGGCCAGGTCGGCAACACCGATCACGAGAACGTCACGATCGGTAAGGCTGGACGCAACCGCTGGAAGGGCATTCGCCCGGCTAACCGCGGCGTCTCGATGAACCCGGTCGATCACCCGCACGGTGGTGGTGAAGGTAAGACCTCAGGTGGCCGTCACCCGGTTACGCCGTGGGGCCAGCCGACCCGTGGCTACAAGACTCGTAACAATAAGCGCACTGATACGTTCATCGTTCAGCGTCGCACGAAGTAACTCACAGCCCGGAGGAGCACCGCTAAAGCGGTGCAGACGGGCAAACACCAAGTCTCGGAACTCCTCACGAGATTCGTTGTATCGAGTACCCAGGAGTTCAAATGTCACGTTCGACAAAGAAAGGCCCGTTCATCGACGCTCACCTGATGGTGAAGATCGACACCATGAACGCCGCCAACGACAAGAAGGTCATCCGCACCTGGTCGCGCCGGTCCACCATCCATCCCGACATGGTTGGTCACACCATCGCTGTGCACAATGGGCGCAAGTTCATTCCGGTCTACTGCACCGAAAACATGGTTGGGCACAAGCTCGGCGAGTTCTCGGCTACCCGCACCTTCAAGGGCCACTCCGCGAAGGCTGGCGACACAGCGAAGGCGAAGTAAAAAAGATTTCGACAAAAGGCATTTGCTTTTTGTTCTAAGGATCAGCAATGGCAAAAGTAACAGCACCGAAAGCTCCCGAGTTCCGCGCCGAGGCCAAATTCCAGCGCGGCAGTCCGCAGAAGGCCAAGCTCGTGCTCGACCTCATCAAGGGTCAGCGCGTTGAGGCCGCCATCAACACGGTCGCGTTCACCAACAAGCGTTGGTCCCCGATCGTCGAGAAGGTACTGCGTTCGGCAGTGCAGAATGCCGTGTATCTCTCCGGCGAGCAGGGCCTGGACGTCGACGTCGATAACCTCTACGTCAAGACGGCTATCGCGAACGAAGGCCCTCGCATGAAGCGTATCCGCCCTGCTCCAATGGGACGCGCCTTCCGCTACCAGCGCCGTATCTCGCACATCATCATCACCGTAGCGGAGAAGAAGTCTGCTGCAACGGCTAACGTTGAGGCTCCAGCTGCACCGGCGAAGAAGACTGCCGGCAAGCCCGCCGCGAAGAAGGCCGCTACCAAGGCTCCAGCCAAGAAAGCTGCTGCCAAGAAGGCTCCAGCGAAGAAGGCTGCTGCTAAGTAGTTCAACGGGAATTTCAAGAAGCAATCGGTTGACTGAAGTTTAGAAAAGCAACCGATTGATTCTCTCTAACAGGTAATTTGCAGTATCAGCCGCGCCGGCTCAACCGGCTATGGCTCAGGTAAAGGGAAGCTATGGGACAGAAAGTCCATCCGTATGGATTCCGACTCGGCATCAACAAACCGTGGAAGTCGCGGTGGTTCACCGAGCGCGGTTTTGACAAGCTGCTGGTTGAGGATGTCAAGCTGAAGGCAGAGCTTCGTGAGAAGCTGAAGGCCGCCGGCGTCAGCTCCGTCGAGGTCGAGCGCCCCGGCAACAAGCTGCGCCTCATCATCCGCACCGCGCGTCCGGGTATCATCATCGGCCGCAAGGGCGCGGAGATCGATAAGCTCAAGGCCGATATCCAGAAGCGGACCAACCGCGAGGTCTTTATCGACATCCTCGAGGTTAACAAGCCGGAGCTCGATGCTCAGCTCGTCGCCGAGAACATCGCGCTGCAGCTCGAGAAGCGCGTTTCGTTCCGCCGTGCGATGCGTAAGAGCGTCGATTCGGCGCTGCGTTTCGGCTGCAAGGGCATCAAGGTCCGCGTTTCGGGCCGCCTGAACGGTAACGAAATCGCACGCTCGGAGTGGTATCTCCAGGGCCGTCTGCCGCTGCATACGCTGCGCGCCGACATCGACTACGGTTTTGCCGAGGCGCACACCACCTACGGCATCATCGGTGTCAAGACTTGGGTCTATCGCGGCGATATTTACGAGCAGAAGAAGCGTCGCGAACCGGCTCCTGTCACGACCGGCGCGTTCTAAATCTTTGCGGGAGATTTGCGGGCTGGATATGTCCGCAAATTTCCTGTAAACTTAACAAGCTTTGGCCCCGAGTCTGCGCGGCTACTTCCAGTGCAGAGACCCCGGCTGAATCATCCGACCCATTCGCGGACGTTTCATTGCAACATCACGCGGACGTTAGAAGGAATTCCTCATGCTTTTGCCCAAGAAGGTTAAATACCGCAAGCAGCAGCGCGGCCGCATGTGCGGCAAGGCGTGGCGCGGCTCCGACATCTCGTTTGGCGATTTTGGTCTCAAGGTTCTGGAGTGCGGCTACATCACCGACCGCCAGATCGAGGCCTCTCGTATCGCCATGACGCGTTTCATCAAGCGTGGCGGCAAGGTCTGGCTGCGTCTCTTCCCGGACAAGCCCATCACTAAGAAGCCTGCCGAAACCCGTATGGGTAAGGGCAAGGGTGCTCCGGATCACTGGGTCGCCGTCGTTCGTCCGGGCAAGATTTTGTTCGAGATGGAAGGCGTTCCGGTTGAGCTTGCGAAGGAAGCTATGCGTCTCGCGGCGCACAAGCTGCC encodes:
- a CDS encoding GNAT family N-acetyltransferase → MILSIDPFANPVWNALQTTHQGLALTAGRACKYPQDVAPFAAVAENTPEAFRELHSLLLPGETTHVVNEKPPEVAGLLSEGTFACLQMAFPLASALPETKPLEIAPLTCADAAAMVDLTSIAFPGFFRSRTCLMGSYYGVWENGKLIAMGGERMIMNPWREISGVCTHPEHRGKGYAPRIMTQLLQDHRDAGRTSCLHVVSTNRTAIELYRRMGFSVLREIQLHRVSRIDSD
- the rpsL gene encoding 30S ribosomal protein S12; this translates as MPTFHQLVKQGRTPTRYKTASPALQGSPQRRGVCTRVYTQTPKKPNSALRKVARVRLTNGIEVTTYIPGIGHNLQEHSIVLIRGGRVKDLPGVRYHVVRGTLDSVGVANRKQSRSKYGAKRPKAAAK
- the rpsG gene encoding 30S ribosomal protein S7; this encodes MPRKGYIAKREVAADPIYGSTLVTKFVNSMMWGGKKSTAQGIFYEAMTNLEAKGGDEALKLFKKAVENVKPMLEVKSRRVGGANYQVPIEVNPERRTSLAIRWLVTYGRARGEKGMVEKLTAELLDAANGRGAAMKKKEDVHRMAEANKAFAHYRW
- the fusA gene encoding elongation factor G, whose amino-acid sequence is MARTVPLAKCRNIGIMAHIDAGKTTTTERILFYTGVNHRIGEVHEGTATMDWMEQEQERGITITSAATTCTWNGIRINIIDTPGHVDFTAEVERSLRVLDGACACFDSVQGVQPQSETVWRQANKYKVPRICFINKMDKAGANFEYAVSTIVNRLGARAVPIQIPIGEEAKFAGVVDLVEMRAILWHDETMGAKYSVEEIPAGLRANAEKLRGELIEAVADSDEEVMNKYLEGEEISIAEIKRAIRKATIAMNIFPVLCGSSFKNKGVQTLLDAVVEYLPSPLDVPPIEGTEPGEPEVKLVRHADDTEPLAALGFKIMTDPFVGQLIFIRIYSGVLKTGDSVLNPRTGKTERIGRLLKMHANKREEITEIMAGDICAAVGLKNLNTGDTICSDKAPILLESIDFPAPVIEVAVEPKTKVDQEKMGMALAKLAQEDPTFKVRTDITNGQTIISGMGELHLEIIVDRMMREYKVEANVGKPQVNYRETIRSNGEAEGKYIRQTGGSGNYGHAKIRISPNEPGKGYEFSNDTKGGTIPKEYIKPIDQGIQEAMLGGILAGYEMVDIKVSLYDGSYHDVDSNEMAFKIAGSMAFKEAARKAKPVLLEPVMAVEVTVPEEYMGTIIGDLNSRRGRIEGMEMVGGVQAIKATVPLSNMFGYATAMRGSTQGRANFSMEFKQYEEAPRSVSEEIIAKVQGKDK
- the tuf gene encoding elongation factor Tu; amino-acid sequence: MAKEKFDRSKPHVNIGTIGHIDHGKTTLTAAITKVLSKHNPKNSFRSFDTIDNAPEERERGITISTSHVEYETPNRHYAHVDCPGHADYIKNMITGAAQMDGAILVVAATDGPMPQTKEHVLLARQVGVPYIVVFLNKCDAVEDEELIELVEMEVRELLSKYEYPGDETPIIRGSALGALNGEAQWEAKIDELMAAVDKYIPQPDRLVDLPFLMPIEDIFSISGRGTVVTGRIERGKVKVGEAAEIVGFRDTQNTVVTGVEMFKKQLDEGLAGDNAGLLLRGIAKEDVERGMVLAKPGSIKPHTQFKGEIYVLSKEEGGRHTPFFNGYRPQFYFRTTDVTGSAKLPEGTEMVMPGDNISLEITLHTPVAMEKGLRFAIREGGRTVGAGTISEIIK
- the rpsJ gene encoding 30S ribosomal protein S10, which translates into the protein MAQQRIRIRLKAYDYRVLDVSTSEIVETAKRTGAQVAGPIPLPTMKNKYCVLRSPHVDKKSREAFEIRTHKRLIDILEPTQQTVDALMKLDLPAGVDVEIKTVTK
- the rplC gene encoding 50S ribosomal protein L3 yields the protein MSVTGILGKKIGMTQLFDDRGDIHPVTVLKVGPCVITQLKTQQTDGYSAAQIGLVEFVKASKINKAMTGHFAKSNVPPVREIREVQIEFVEEGEEAPKAGDRVTVEIFNETRFVDVIGNSKGRGFAGVIRRHGFGGGPKSHGHMFQVQGSIGASSFPSRVFPGQRMPGHMGTNQVTVRNLRIRGIDVEDNLLLVEGAVPGARDGYVLVSKAVAPPRERRGFAGAATKDALKASKKAAAPKKK
- the rplD gene encoding 50S ribosomal protein L4, which codes for MANINVVNLTGAKVGEFELDEVFAGEVNEALLWEAVKHYRASLRQGTHATKNRKLVSGAGKKLWKQKGTGRARVGSIRTPLWRGGGTVHGPQPRSYEYAFPRKKLMGALRSAIASKIADGKFTVVENFDVSEGKTKLYRTALNKLEAKKTALLVETSQQLSEKLYLGSRNLQGVELVLSSEVHPYDLLKYEHAIFSKSALEALQETLKKSVSKRKHAEKEAA
- a CDS encoding 50S ribosomal protein L23; the protein is MPTVYNVIRRPLITEKALTSREVEGSLVFEVAANASKTEVKQAVEHLFNVKVASIRTANVVGKERRRGKFAGFLPDWKKAYVRLKAGEKVPDFAAEI
- the rplB gene encoding 50S ribosomal protein L2, which translates into the protein MPIKSFRPITPTLRFQTKLVNDDITTDKPYKPLLAVKPRTGGRNNMGKMVIRHQGGGHKQKLRLIDFKRDKYGIPGTVATVEYDPNRSSRIALINYADGEKRYIIQPVGLKVGQKIMSGPEADILIGNALPLKFIPTGTIVHNIELRPGKGAQMARSAGAQVNLIAKEGDYALLKLPSGETRKVLVECMATIGQVGNTDHENVTIGKAGRNRWKGIRPANRGVSMNPVDHPHGGGEGKTSGGRHPVTPWGQPTRGYKTRNNKRTDTFIVQRRTK
- the rpsS gene encoding 30S ribosomal protein S19, whose amino-acid sequence is MSRSTKKGPFIDAHLMVKIDTMNAANDKKVIRTWSRRSTIHPDMVGHTIAVHNGRKFIPVYCTENMVGHKLGEFSATRTFKGHSAKAGDTAKAK
- the rplV gene encoding 50S ribosomal protein L22, with amino-acid sequence MAKVTAPKAPEFRAEAKFQRGSPQKAKLVLDLIKGQRVEAAINTVAFTNKRWSPIVEKVLRSAVQNAVYLSGEQGLDVDVDNLYVKTAIANEGPRMKRIRPAPMGRAFRYQRRISHIIITVAEKKSAATANVEAPAAPAKKTAGKPAAKKAATKAPAKKAAAKKAPAKKAAAK
- the rpsC gene encoding 30S ribosomal protein S3 is translated as MGQKVHPYGFRLGINKPWKSRWFTERGFDKLLVEDVKLKAELREKLKAAGVSSVEVERPGNKLRLIIRTARPGIIIGRKGAEIDKLKADIQKRTNREVFIDILEVNKPELDAQLVAENIALQLEKRVSFRRAMRKSVDSALRFGCKGIKVRVSGRLNGNEIARSEWYLQGRLPLHTLRADIDYGFAEAHTTYGIIGVKTWVYRGDIYEQKKRREPAPVTTGAF